From a region of the Thermomonas sp. HDW16 genome:
- a CDS encoding CHAT domain-containing protein, which yields MTQPQDAASSATPAVQVDDADAAGEAREVLAAIGRLDDADTALSLAAEGAALYDREAVKLDGYAYCSQAVELAEKGEFRESARAASKALHVALQTGNKDLLGKAYRDLAIAFNYAGQLERAEQFANLALKYPGLNPTQVNGPARKVIGDVRTRQGRYDDAIASYEEAQQGSSDRFRPLVDASLANALILSGDLARARSTLDALVEPDDARQRAQLQRTRGRLLLAENKPAEALAVYQKLANAPAAGDEDFYRAWALDGISKSESALGRDAEAAQALDQAIDVFDQARSQFRSDEFKMGLFSDLQNVFERAIGMHSKLGQAAQAFDISERSRSRALLDAVSGRADLKGDASKALDAATLQKMLRPDEVVVAYHALPDRLMAWVLSNDGVREATFPVALKRDDLARLVDAYRDTLIKLNPNAAKIGDQIGQLLLAPLGIEAGKRIIIVPHGPLHYLPFQALRLDGQYLIERNPISIAPSISIAARLAERTPTAAPQLLAFGNPTIDPNVADPLPGAEREVHELSRQFPGARLFFKADANKTNFITSAPQSRLVHIAAHAMADTLDPLHSKVLLADENGQPNYLEAKDVLGMDLGNVAMIALSACESGLGRVENGDEVLGFTRSFLSAGTSTLLASLWPVSDAATEKLMTTLYADLAKGEEVQDAMRDAQRAVMADPATSHPFYWAPFNLIGNWRLKVVK from the coding sequence ATGACGCAGCCGCAGGATGCCGCATCCAGCGCCACGCCTGCTGTGCAAGTCGATGACGCCGATGCCGCTGGCGAGGCGCGCGAGGTGCTGGCCGCCATCGGCAGGCTGGACGATGCCGACACAGCCTTGTCGCTGGCCGCCGAGGGCGCGGCGCTGTACGACCGCGAGGCGGTGAAGTTGGACGGCTACGCCTATTGCAGCCAGGCGGTCGAATTGGCCGAGAAGGGCGAGTTTCGCGAGAGCGCGCGGGCCGCGAGCAAGGCGCTTCATGTTGCGCTGCAGACCGGCAACAAAGATCTGCTGGGCAAGGCGTATCGCGACCTTGCCATCGCCTTCAACTATGCCGGCCAATTGGAACGCGCCGAGCAGTTCGCCAACCTCGCATTGAAATACCCGGGCCTGAACCCGACCCAGGTCAACGGGCCGGCGCGCAAGGTGATCGGCGACGTTCGTACTCGGCAGGGACGCTACGACGACGCCATCGCCAGTTACGAGGAAGCGCAGCAGGGCAGTTCCGATCGGTTCCGCCCGCTGGTGGATGCCTCGCTCGCCAATGCGCTGATCCTGTCCGGCGACCTGGCGCGTGCGCGCAGCACGCTGGATGCCTTGGTCGAACCTGACGACGCCAGGCAACGCGCGCAATTGCAGCGCACCCGCGGCCGCCTGTTGCTGGCCGAGAACAAGCCCGCCGAAGCCCTGGCGGTGTACCAGAAGCTGGCCAATGCGCCGGCCGCCGGTGACGAGGACTTCTACCGCGCCTGGGCGCTGGACGGCATCTCCAAGAGCGAATCCGCGCTGGGGCGCGATGCGGAAGCCGCGCAGGCGCTGGACCAGGCCATCGACGTGTTCGACCAGGCGCGTTCGCAGTTTCGCAGCGATGAATTCAAGATGGGCCTGTTCTCCGATCTGCAGAACGTGTTCGAGCGTGCCATCGGCATGCACAGCAAGCTCGGGCAAGCCGCGCAGGCCTTCGACATCAGCGAACGCAGCCGTTCTCGCGCGTTGCTGGATGCGGTGTCCGGGCGGGCCGACCTGAAGGGCGATGCGAGCAAGGCGCTGGATGCGGCCACGTTGCAGAAGATGCTGCGCCCGGACGAAGTGGTGGTGGCCTACCATGCGCTGCCGGATCGCTTGATGGCCTGGGTGCTGTCCAACGATGGCGTGCGCGAAGCGACATTTCCTGTCGCGTTGAAGCGCGACGACCTGGCGCGGTTGGTGGATGCCTACCGCGACACGCTGATCAAGCTCAATCCGAATGCGGCGAAGATCGGCGACCAGATCGGCCAGTTGCTGCTGGCGCCGCTCGGCATCGAGGCCGGCAAGCGCATCATTATCGTCCCGCATGGGCCGCTGCACTACCTGCCGTTCCAGGCATTGCGGCTGGACGGGCAATACCTGATCGAGCGCAACCCGATCTCCATCGCGCCGTCGATCAGCATCGCCGCGCGCTTGGCCGAGCGTACGCCGACCGCAGCCCCGCAGCTGCTGGCCTTCGGCAACCCGACCATCGACCCGAACGTGGCCGATCCGTTGCCCGGCGCCGAGCGCGAAGTGCATGAACTGTCGCGGCAGTTCCCCGGCGCCAGGCTGTTCTTCAAGGCCGACGCCAACAAGACGAATTTCATCACCAGCGCGCCGCAATCGCGATTGGTGCATATCGCCGCGCATGCGATGGCAGACACCTTGGATCCGCTGCATTCGAAGGTGTTGTTGGCGGACGAGAACGGGCAGCCGAATTACCTGGAAGCCAAGGACGTGCTGGGCATGGATCTGGGCAACGTGGCGATGATCGCGCTGTCCGCCTGCGAATCCGGCCTAGGACGGGTCGAGAACGGCGATGAAGTGCTGGGCTTCACCCGTTCCTTCCTGTCCGCCGGTACATCGACCCTGCTGGCCTCGTTGTGGCCAGTGTCCGATGCCGCCACCGAGAAGCTGATGACCACGCTGTACGCCGATCTCGCCAAGGGCGAGGAAGTACAGGATGCGATGCGCGATGCGCAACGCGCGGTGATGGCGGATCCGGCGACCTCGCATCCGTTCTATTGGGCGCCGTTCAACCTGATCGGCAACTGGCGTTTGAAGGTGGTGAAATGA
- the proB gene encoding glutamate 5-kinase, producing MVDFAPQPLPNWRRAVLKVGSSLLAGDGGLQATHARGLADFIAAARTQGREVVLVSSGAVAAGRGRIGTAAGNGIVQRQALAALGQASLMGFWQQLFEAPVAQVLLTHDDLRNRRRYLNARTALQELLRLGAQPIVNENDTVAVDELKLGDNDNLAAAVASLVEADLLLIATDIAGLYSGHPARDPHALPVERVESVTPRVLAMAGAAGELGTGGMRTKLEAASKAAAAGVPTALFCGRDAATIAALGDGVLRGTLVAAQGSRRSARKQWLGHAPASGVLRIDAGAQGALLRGASLLPGGVLAVQGDFRRGDVVEVQSLDGVALARGQAQYNAAESARIAGRHSREIETILGFRYDESMIHRDDLVLLDGVDRPMEAKA from the coding sequence ATGGTCGACTTCGCACCGCAACCCTTGCCGAACTGGCGTCGAGCGGTGCTGAAAGTCGGCAGCAGCCTGCTTGCGGGCGATGGTGGCTTGCAGGCGACTCATGCGCGCGGCTTGGCGGATTTCATCGCGGCGGCACGCACACAGGGACGCGAAGTCGTCTTGGTGTCGTCAGGCGCAGTGGCCGCCGGGCGCGGGCGCATCGGTACTGCGGCGGGCAACGGCATCGTCCAGCGCCAAGCCTTGGCGGCGCTGGGGCAGGCCTCGCTGATGGGGTTCTGGCAGCAGCTGTTCGAAGCGCCGGTGGCGCAGGTGCTGCTGACGCACGATGACCTGCGCAATCGCCGCCGCTATCTCAATGCGCGCACCGCGCTACAGGAACTGCTGCGATTGGGTGCGCAGCCTATCGTCAACGAGAACGACACCGTCGCCGTCGATGAACTCAAGTTGGGCGACAACGACAATCTGGCCGCAGCAGTTGCCTCGCTGGTGGAAGCTGATCTGTTGCTGATCGCCACCGATATTGCTGGCCTGTATAGCGGCCATCCCGCGCGCGATCCGCATGCACTGCCGGTCGAACGAGTGGAATCGGTCACGCCGCGGGTGTTGGCGATGGCCGGCGCTGCGGGCGAGTTGGGCACCGGCGGCATGCGTACCAAGCTGGAAGCCGCATCCAAGGCCGCCGCCGCCGGTGTTCCCACCGCGTTGTTCTGCGGTCGCGATGCCGCCACCATCGCGGCGCTGGGCGATGGCGTGTTGCGCGGCACTCTGGTCGCAGCGCAAGGCAGCCGTCGCAGCGCACGCAAGCAATGGTTGGGGCATGCGCCCGCATCCGGTGTGCTGCGCATCGATGCCGGCGCGCAAGGCGCATTGTTGCGCGGCGCCTCGTTGTTGCCGGGTGGTGTGCTCGCAGTGCAGGGCGATTTCCGTCGTGGCGACGTAGTCGAAGTGCAGTCGCTCGATGGCGTGGCGTTGGCGCGCGGACAGGCGCAATACAACGCAGCCGAAAGCGCACGTATCGCCGGCCGCCACAGCCGCGAGATCGAGACCATCCTCGGCTTCCGTTACGACGAATCGATGATCCATCGCGACGACCTGGTCCTGCTGGATGGCGTCGACAGGCCCATGGAGGCGAAGGCATGA
- a CDS encoding glutamate-5-semialdehyde dehydrogenase: MSGYVRGLAVAARAAQTAIAGCDSVTRYALLERMAAQLLDGQEAILAANAQDVLDAAATGASKATLDRLMLDAARVQGMAQALREVAAQADPLGEITRSEVRPNGLVVQRQRIPLGLVAMIYEARPNVTAEAAALCLKAGNAVLLRGGSEAARSNAAIADCLHAALRALRLPEAAVSLVEDTAREHVLELLQLTDLVDLAIPRGGESLIRFVAEHARVPVIKHYKGVCHLYVDRAADIDTALGLLIDGKASRPGVCNALETLLVHREIADAFLPRALAALRASGIEVRGDAATRSFDVDVAQASDDDYAAEFLDLVIAVRVVDNLAEALAHIARFGSDHTEVIATEDAATAEAFVCATRSSAVMVNASSRFNDGGQLGLGAEIGISTTRLHAYGPMGAETLTIERFVVRGDGQTRHSSIE; this comes from the coding sequence ATGAGCGGTTATGTGCGTGGATTGGCAGTGGCGGCGCGTGCGGCGCAAACGGCGATTGCCGGCTGCGACAGCGTGACCCGTTACGCGCTGCTGGAGCGCATGGCCGCGCAACTTCTGGATGGGCAAGAGGCGATCCTGGCGGCGAATGCGCAGGACGTGCTGGATGCGGCGGCGACGGGCGCCAGCAAGGCGACGCTGGATCGATTGATGCTGGATGCCGCGCGCGTGCAGGGCATGGCGCAGGCGCTGCGCGAGGTCGCTGCGCAGGCCGATCCGCTGGGCGAAATCACCCGCAGCGAAGTGCGGCCGAATGGCTTGGTGGTCCAGCGCCAGCGCATCCCGCTGGGTTTGGTCGCGATGATCTACGAAGCGCGACCGAACGTCACCGCCGAAGCTGCCGCACTGTGCCTGAAGGCCGGCAATGCGGTGCTGCTGCGCGGTGGTTCCGAGGCCGCGCGCAGCAATGCCGCGATTGCCGATTGCCTGCATGCGGCGCTGCGCGCGCTGCGCTTGCCGGAGGCGGCGGTCTCGCTGGTGGAAGACACGGCGCGTGAGCATGTGCTCGAACTTCTGCAATTGACCGATCTGGTCGACCTCGCCATCCCGCGCGGCGGCGAAAGCCTGATCCGCTTCGTCGCCGAGCACGCCCGCGTGCCGGTGATCAAGCATTACAAGGGCGTCTGCCATCTGTACGTGGACCGCGCCGCCGACATCGATACCGCCCTCGGCCTGTTGATCGACGGCAAGGCGTCGCGGCCCGGCGTGTGCAACGCGTTGGAAACGCTGCTGGTGCATCGTGAGATCGCCGATGCTTTCCTGCCGCGCGCCTTGGCGGCGCTGCGGGCAAGTGGTATCGAAGTGCGTGGCGATGCGGCCACGCGCAGCTTCGATGTCGATGTCGCGCAGGCGTCCGACGACGACTACGCCGCCGAATTCCTCGACCTGGTGATCGCCGTGCGGGTCGTGGACAACCTGGCCGAGGCGTTGGCGCATATCGCCCGTTTTGGCTCCGACCACACCGAAGTGATCGCCACCGAAGACGCCGCTACTGCCGAAGCCTTCGTCTGCGCTACCCGTAGTTCGGCGGTGATGGTGAACGCGTCTTCACGCTTCAACGATGGCGGCCAGCTTGGCCTTGGGGCGGAGATCGGCATCTCGACCACCCGCCTGCACGCCTATGGGCCGATGGGTGCAGAAACGCTGACTATCGAGCGCTTCGTGGTGCGTGGAGACGGACAGACGCGGCATTCGTCCATCGAGTAG